A DNA window from Helicobacter sp. 11S03491-1 contains the following coding sequences:
- a CDS encoding phage virion morphogenesis protein translates to MPKNTELTKLIKEFKELQDFKNSERMAKLLKTTASTLERLSDESFEFKRSPFGEKWAERAPATKAKLLRENKLNQSDILQLSGHLRKSISARTGDNSVTLGTNVNKGYAPIHQFGGYAGRNKKVFIPKRAYLPINDKGEIPKSLEKEIEALIWKILGV, encoded by the coding sequence ATGCCAAAAAACACAGAACTCACCAAGCTTATCAAAGAATTCAAGGAACTCCAAGATTTTAAGAACTCAGAAAGGATGGCTAAACTCTTAAAAACGACCGCTTCGACTTTAGAGCGTCTCAGTGATGAAAGCTTTGAGTTTAAAAGGAGTCCTTTTGGAGAAAAGTGGGCAGAGAGAGCCCCTGCTACCAAAGCCAAACTTCTAAGAGAAAACAAACTCAATCAAAGCGATATACTCCAACTCAGCGGGCATCTCAGAAAGAGTATCTCCGCAAGAACAGGGGATAACTCTGTAACCTTAGGAACAAATGTAAATAAAGGCTATGCCCCCATCCATCAATTTGGTGGCTATGCCGGCAGGAATAAGAAAGTCTTTATCCCCAAGAGAGCTTATCTGCCCATCAATGATAAAGGGGAGATCCCAAAGAGTTTGGAAAAAGAAATAGAAGCTTTGATATGGAAGATTTTGGGGGTGTGA
- a CDS encoding transcriptional regulator, giving the protein MSENQENKQAKQDNLIKKTAKELGMTYKELGEAIGYSEAAIKASIAKGEISEPMKKSIEMYLEITSLKNQNKDFETFKEFFKKILQNQ; this is encoded by the coding sequence ATGAGTGAGAACCAAGAGAACAAACAAGCCAAGCAAGACAATCTCATCAAAAAGACAGCCAAAGAGCTGGGCATGACTTACAAAGAGCTTGGCGAAGCCATTGGGTATTCTGAAGCAGCCATTAAGGCGTCTATTGCTAAAGGTGAAATAAGCGAACCAATGAAAAAATCCATTGAAATGTATCTTGAGATTACTAGTCTTAAAAATCAAAACAAAGACTTTGAAACCTTTAAGGAGTTTTTCAAAAAGATACTTCAAAACCAATAA
- a CDS encoding type II toxin-antitoxin system antitoxin SocA domain-containing protein gives MEALRVARYIINKCIELEKPISNLPLQKIIYFVHIGFLKKTGKRLITDKDFEAWQWGPVIRDVYHEYRIFGSNALSIPEENANLDLNESEKEVIDKIIDESTELPPWELVKRSHNPKGAWIKIYKEGSKNIIPSELIEEEAETLENE, from the coding sequence ATGGAAGCATTAAGGGTAGCAAGATATATCATTAATAAATGTATTGAATTAGAAAAACCTATCAGCAATCTCCCGCTCCAAAAGATTATCTATTTTGTCCATATTGGATTTTTGAAAAAAACAGGCAAACGCCTCATTACTGACAAAGATTTTGAAGCTTGGCAATGGGGTCCTGTGATAAGAGATGTTTACCATGAATACAGGATATTTGGTAGTAATGCACTCAGTATCCCTGAAGAAAATGCCAATTTAGATTTGAATGAGTCCGAAAAAGAGGTTATTGATAAAATTATCGATGAGTCTACAGAGCTACCACCTTGGGAGTTAGTAAAAAGAAGTCATAACCCAAAAGGGGCTTGGATAAAAATATACAAAGAGGGCAGTAAAAATATTATACCTTCTGAACTGATTGAAGAAGAAGCAGAAACATTAGAAAATGAATGA
- a CDS encoding ParB/RepB/Spo0J family partition protein: MNKKTKETKNDFESPVYGIIRVPVDKIRANSYNPNVIATPEMKILETSILEDGYTMPIVCYYLKDEDKYEIVDGFHRYCILKKNKKIYQREKGCLPVSVIDKPLEERMYSTIRHNRARGEHVIEKMEEIIVALCRAGHADSYIVKKLGMSADELIRLKQLSGLKELFRDRDFSKAWKIRTGEFKHQGS; the protein is encoded by the coding sequence ATGAACAAGAAAACAAAAGAAACAAAAAATGATTTTGAAAGCCCTGTTTATGGAATCATCAGAGTCCCGGTTGATAAAATACGGGCAAATTCCTATAACCCCAATGTTATTGCAACTCCGGAGATGAAGATACTCGAGACTTCTATCTTAGAAGATGGCTATACCATGCCTATTGTGTGTTATTACCTCAAAGATGAAGATAAATACGAGATTGTTGATGGGTTTCATCGGTATTGTATTCTCAAGAAAAATAAGAAAATCTATCAGAGAGAGAAAGGTTGCTTGCCTGTGAGTGTCATAGACAAACCTTTGGAAGAAAGAATGTATAGCACCATCCGACATAACAGAGCCAGAGGAGAGCATGTGATTGAGAAAATGGAAGAAATCATTGTTGCTTTGTGCAGAGCCGGGCATGCTGATAGCTATATTGTTAAAAAACTGGGCATGAGTGCTGATGAACTCATCAGACTCAAGCAACTGTCCGGGCTAAAGGAACTCTTTAGAGATAGAGATTTCTCCAAAGCTTGGAAGATAAGAACCGGAGAGTTTAAACATCAAGGCAGCTAA
- a CDS encoding DUF3440 domain-containing protein: MSDCAFNVEFAFWLAKQNRGNTAFLIGLRTDESINRFRAITGSKHPFKGQRYSTRLAENLYNFYPLYDWSTQDIWVANAKFDWEYNPIYDLFYKAGLEIDEMRVASAFNDCAKATLYLYRVLDPDNWGKMLLRVNGVDFTAKYGHTHAMAWRSISLPKGHTWESYLGFLLNTLPEKTAGHFKKKFETSLKFWKHRGGALGQETIEDLRKAGIEFANKGKVSKQSPKEVLVFEKYPDDAPIKDFKNVPSYKRMCICILKNDYNCKYMGFSPTKEVQLAKQEALEKYKNL, translated from the coding sequence TTGAGCGATTGCGCTTTTAATGTTGAGTTTGCTTTTTGGTTAGCCAAGCAAAACAGAGGAAACACAGCTTTTCTTATTGGGTTAAGAACAGATGAGAGTATCAATCGTTTCAGAGCGATTACGGGCTCTAAACACCCTTTTAAAGGGCAAAGATATTCCACCAGGCTAGCAGAGAATCTTTATAACTTTTACCCCCTTTATGATTGGAGCACACAAGATATTTGGGTGGCTAATGCTAAATTTGATTGGGAGTATAACCCTATTTATGATTTGTTTTATAAGGCGGGATTAGAGATTGATGAGATGCGGGTAGCTTCTGCGTTTAATGATTGTGCTAAAGCAACCTTATATCTTTATAGAGTTTTAGATCCTGATAATTGGGGGAAGATGTTGCTCAGAGTCAATGGAGTTGATTTTACCGCTAAATATGGGCATACCCATGCAATGGCATGGAGAAGTATTTCATTGCCAAAAGGACATACTTGGGAGAGTTATTTGGGTTTTCTCTTAAATACCCTCCCTGAAAAAACAGCCGGGCATTTTAAAAAGAAGTTTGAAACTTCTCTTAAGTTTTGGAAGCATAGGGGTGGGGCTTTAGGGCAAGAGACTATTGAAGATTTGAGGAAAGCCGGGATTGAATTTGCCAACAAAGGCAAGGTTTCTAAACAATCTCCTAAAGAAGTCCTTGTTTTTGAAAAATATCCCGATGATGCCCCAATAAAAGATTTTAAGAACGTCCCCAGCTATAAGAGGATGTGTATTTGTATCCTCAAAAATGATTACAATTGCAAATATATGGGTTTTTCTCCCACTAAAGAAGTCCAATTAGCCAAACAAGAAGCTTTAGAAAAATACAAGAATTTGTAA
- a CDS encoding master DNA invertase Mpi family serine-type recombinase: MIYGYIRVSTEKQTVQNQQFELTRFAKNKNISIDHFVEETISGMASLQSRKLGILVKNLKKGDILIISELSRLGRSLLQIMGLLNICMEKGVIIYSIKENYELGDNINSKVLAFAFSLSAEIERQLISQRTKEALARKKAEGIILGRPKGSKSRLECNPCYHAKDKILAWDCKGESHTKIARRLGVHRDTLRRWFIISGNDHLLKGKNYRNSKID, translated from the coding sequence ATGATTTATGGCTATATAAGAGTATCAACAGAAAAACAAACTGTGCAAAACCAACAATTTGAATTAACAAGATTCGCCAAAAATAAAAATATTTCAATCGATCATTTTGTAGAAGAAACCATCAGCGGTATGGCTTCATTACAATCAAGAAAACTAGGTATTTTGGTTAAAAATCTAAAAAAAGGAGATATCCTCATCATCTCAGAGTTATCAAGGCTTGGAAGAAGTTTATTGCAAATTATGGGATTGCTGAATATTTGCATGGAAAAAGGAGTGATTATTTACTCAATCAAAGAAAACTATGAATTAGGAGATAACATTAATTCCAAAGTTTTAGCCTTTGCTTTTTCTCTAAGTGCAGAAATTGAACGCCAGCTCATCTCTCAAAGAACCAAAGAAGCACTCGCTAGAAAAAAAGCTGAGGGTATAATACTCGGACGCCCTAAAGGCAGTAAATCACGACTTGAATGCAACCCTTGTTATCATGCAAAAGACAAAATCCTTGCTTGGGATTGCAAGGGTGAGAGTCATACCAAAATCGCTAGGCGTCTTGGCGTACACAGAGACACTCTAAGACGATGGTTTATTATTAGTGGTAATGATCATCTTTTAAAAGGTAAAAACTATAGAAACTCAAAAATTGATTAA
- a CDS encoding TaqI-like C-terminal specificity domain-containing protein produces MFFLFILSIAYFIRPILRGRDIKRYHYEWAGLWVIATHNGYKDENIMKNRILPIEINDYPTLKIYLDGFWEKISIRADRGITPYNLRNCSYISEFSRQKIVWNPVSGEYFFAYIEETLYFNNSLFMITSITNDKNLLLYLLAFMNSRLYRWLMTQMTNLIESGKYAYGAKDKIEKLPIPKISSSEEKEFMAIVDKILEYKEKNQDTKDFEIALNAMVYKFYDLSDKEIKIIEEI; encoded by the coding sequence TTGTTTTTCCTTTTTATTTTAAGTATTGCATATTTTATTCGACCTATTTTAAGAGGACGTGATATTAAGCGTTATCATTATGAATGGGCAGGATTATGGGTGATTGCTACTCACAATGGCTATAAAGATGAGAATATTATGAAGAATCGGATTCTCCCTATTGAGATTAATGACTACCCGACATTGAAAATATATCTCGATGGTTTTTGGGAAAAAATTTCTATAAGAGCAGATAGGGGCATTACCCCTTATAATCTTAGAAATTGCTCTTATATCAGCGAATTTTCTAGGCAGAAAATTGTATGGAATCCTGTTAGTGGAGAATACTTTTTTGCTTATATTGAAGAAACTTTATATTTCAATAATTCATTATTTATGATAACAAGTATTACGAATGATAAAAACCTTCTTTTATATCTTTTAGCTTTCATGAATTCCAGATTATATAGATGGCTAATGACACAAATGACCAATTTAATAGAGAGTGGAAAATATGCTTATGGCGCAAAAGATAAAATTGAAAAGCTTCCTATTCCAAAAATATCTTCTTCTGAAGAAAAAGAATTTATGGCTATCGTAGATAAAATACTGGAATATAAAGAAAAAAACCAAGATACTAAAGATTTTGAAATAGCACTAAATGCTATGGTTTATAAGTTTTATGATTTGAGTGATAAAGAAATTAAAATTATTGAAGAGATTTGA
- a CDS encoding TaqI-like C-terminal specificity domain-containing protein: MRYKKLSLEEFLGDYTHKHNPKDQDIQNLKNNIATLLQTNQKESEEHQKNEINNFLTNTFGYCINTRGKIDAAIYKDGKVQVIIEAKSLKNTHQFPPDENTLESKAFYESILYYLRESKTNNNIKHIILCTIHSHYIIEAREFQRLFGQDKQIEIFRKNADDKEGNDTSTERFYSDVAQYLKTKDSEISYTCFKLSKDLDITTLALIFQILSPLCLLKQKIFLDANILNQNFYDELLYILGLEEKTSEGKTIIKPSNTKNSLLDAMTESFSLEREGNYEDIFTLLTIWNNRILFLRLLESMLLSFKHIQKPFLLLETIGDFEVLDILFFDVLAKPYEKRDSIPKSLESIPYLNSSLFDKIQLEKSPNESGKNFRIHLLKSKPLSLYKNSILKKEKEYQNKDSLPLLEYLFAFLHAYDFTTTPQDIKNHTKTNLDKLINAAVLGLVFEKLNGYKEGSFYTPGSITSYMCKRSITQIVLEKFNRAKGWECKDLSELYNKIEDIRDANKIFNTLSICDPAVGSGHFLVSALNELIFIKHKLGILCDEKGYKIKDITLEIIHDEIIIKDSKGNIFQYTLPAHEDIEDHKIQKAIFNAKKDLIEKCLFGVDINQNSCEITKLRLWIELLKCSYYDDISKRYLQTLPNIDINIKCGNSLTSNIDLHITKKSMTVGINKSGSLLANKTESYQKGIINDLENNFQSKIDLYATAVKDYKNETDKDLKQKHKKTIAKCEDFFNDLFKKAHSITLKFINDLEYYAERFGYEGFNVSDNCGVEKEDLKRLQDYIPKFFDEKNSKIPPFGQSSGSDYKQLQELQILMHQYEQLFKTKTFEWRFAFPEVLDENGNFMGFDLVIGNPPYIRQESIKELKPHLQEHFEIYSGTSDIFTYFYEQGYKILKDGGKLSFITSNKWTRSGYGQKLRKFILEKTALEYYVDFNGVKIFDSATVDTSIVGFSKQTKSKNHDFEYLCLQNKPASAQDIQALLPQILNTKSLNETSFTFSDEITLAIKKKIERIGTPLKEWDISINYGIKTGYNDAFIINTAKRDEILSKCDNTPNSNLPFKHINGHYIPATQDQAQKDKDIVYLNEKERTDQIIRPILRGRDIKRYHYEWAGLWVIATFPSLKLDINDYSILKDYLESFMPKIAQSGEKGCRKKTSNQWFETQDNIAYSSEFSRQKIVYPNMAKEFIAFLDKENFMTNQKCFIITEKSDQKDRLLYLSAILNSKTNFWYFKQIGATLGASGYEMSKIFVERLPIPEYSNHKILKNIESLAKQILEIKLKNPKEDTQPQESKMDILIYDLYGLSESEISFIESGISSQEKERERERERAGIINKFYQLFLKEKNFDSKYIGKIIYPETSQGVYFSYDDKGYFLDKTAFMIVSESIDLKLLNGFLSSSLITFYFKSFCGGCILGKSAYQYNKHALEKIPIPKISEQNQTIINKIIDLVNIILDHRSKNIHTNAQEKEINFLVYDLYGLSDEEISLVESLIK, from the coding sequence ATGCGTTACAAAAAATTATCTCTGGAAGAATTTTTAGGAGATTATACCCATAAGCACAATCCAAAAGACCAAGATATTCAAAACCTCAAAAATAATATCGCCACCCTTCTCCAAACCAATCAAAAAGAAAGCGAAGAGCACCAAAAAAACGAAATTAACAATTTTCTAACAAATACATTTGGCTATTGCATCAACACAAGAGGCAAAATTGATGCAGCTATTTATAAAGATGGCAAAGTGCAAGTCATCATTGAAGCCAAATCTCTCAAAAATACACATCAATTTCCTCCTGATGAAAATACTTTAGAATCTAAGGCTTTTTATGAAAGCATTCTTTATTATCTGAGAGAATCCAAAACCAATAACAATATCAAACATATTATTCTTTGCACTATCCATTCTCACTATATCATTGAAGCTAGAGAATTCCAAAGACTTTTTGGACAAGACAAACAAATTGAGATTTTCAGAAAAAATGCAGATGATAAAGAAGGCAATGATACAAGCACGGAAAGATTTTATAGCGACGTAGCACAATATCTCAAAACCAAAGACTCTGAAATCTCTTACACCTGTTTTAAGCTTAGTAAGGATTTGGATATAACCACTCTCGCGCTGATTTTTCAAATCCTCAGCCCCCTTTGCCTCCTCAAACAAAAGATATTTTTAGATGCAAATATACTCAATCAAAATTTTTATGACGAATTGCTCTATATCCTAGGATTAGAAGAAAAAACAAGCGAAGGTAAAACCATCATCAAACCAAGCAATACAAAAAATTCACTCCTAGATGCCATGACTGAAAGTTTTAGCTTAGAAAGAGAGGGGAATTATGAAGATATTTTCACTCTTTTAACTATTTGGAATAATCGCATCTTATTCTTACGTTTGCTGGAATCTATGCTGTTGTCTTTCAAACATATACAAAAACCTTTTTTGCTTTTAGAGACTATTGGGGATTTTGAAGTACTGGATATCTTGTTTTTTGATGTCTTGGCTAAACCTTATGAAAAAAGGGACTCCATCCCCAAATCTCTAGAATCTATCCCCTATCTCAACTCTAGTCTTTTTGATAAAATTCAATTGGAAAAGAGTCCCAATGAATCGGGGAAAAATTTTCGAATCCACCTCTTAAAATCCAAACCTCTATCATTATATAAAAACTCTATTTTAAAAAAAGAAAAAGAATACCAAAATAAGGATTCTCTACCCTTATTGGAATATCTTTTTGCTTTTTTGCATGCTTATGATTTTACCACCACCCCACAAGATATCAAAAACCACACAAAAACTAATCTTGACAAGCTTATCAATGCGGCTGTATTAGGGCTTGTTTTTGAAAAACTCAATGGCTATAAAGAAGGGAGTTTTTATACTCCCGGTTCTATCACAAGTTATATGTGCAAGCGATCTATTACTCAAATAGTACTAGAGAAATTCAATCGTGCCAAAGGCTGGGAATGCAAAGACTTAAGCGAACTCTACAATAAGATAGAAGATATCAGGGACGCCAATAAAATTTTTAATACTCTTAGCATTTGTGATCCGGCCGTTGGGAGTGGGCATTTTCTTGTGTCTGCCTTGAATGAGCTTATTTTTATCAAACATAAACTTGGTATTTTGTGTGATGAAAAAGGGTATAAAATCAAAGATATTACACTTGAAATTATCCATGATGAAATCATAATCAAAGATTCCAAAGGGAATATTTTTCAATATACGCTCCCGGCTCATGAAGATATAGAAGATCACAAAATCCAAAAAGCTATTTTCAATGCCAAAAAAGACTTGATAGAAAAATGCCTTTTTGGCGTGGATATCAACCAAAATTCTTGTGAAATCACCAAACTAAGGCTTTGGATAGAATTATTAAAATGCAGCTATTATGATGATATATCCAAACGCTACCTCCAAACTCTCCCTAATATTGACATCAATATCAAATGTGGCAATTCATTGACTTCAAATATTGATTTGCATATCACAAAAAAATCAATGACGGTTGGAATTAACAAATCAGGATCATTGCTTGCTAATAAAACTGAATCTTACCAAAAGGGAATCATCAATGATCTTGAAAATAATTTTCAATCTAAAATCGATCTCTATGCCACAGCTGTGAAAGATTACAAAAATGAAACAGACAAAGATCTCAAACAAAAGCACAAAAAAACCATCGCAAAATGTGAAGATTTCTTCAATGATCTTTTTAAAAAAGCACATTCTATTACGCTTAAATTCATAAATGATTTGGAATACTATGCTGAAAGATTTGGCTATGAAGGTTTCAATGTTAGCGATAATTGTGGCGTTGAAAAAGAAGATTTGAAACGTTTGCAGGATTATATCCCGAAATTTTTTGATGAAAAAAACTCCAAAATTCCACCTTTTGGACAAAGCAGCGGATCAGATTACAAACAGCTTCAAGAACTTCAAATTCTCATGCATCAATATGAACAACTTTTTAAAACAAAAACCTTCGAGTGGCGTTTTGCTTTTCCTGAAGTCTTAGATGAAAATGGAAATTTTATGGGGTTTGATTTGGTTATTGGCAACCCCCCTTATATCCGCCAAGAATCTATCAAAGAGTTAAAACCCCATCTCCAAGAACATTTTGAAATCTACAGTGGGACAAGCGATATTTTTACTTATTTTTATGAGCAAGGATACAAGATTTTAAAAGATGGAGGGAAACTGAGCTTTATCACTTCCAACAAATGGACAAGATCAGGATATGGGCAAAAACTTCGAAAATTTATTTTGGAAAAAACAGCATTAGAATATTATGTTGATTTTAATGGTGTCAAAATCTTTGATAGTGCCACTGTAGATACCTCTATCGTAGGCTTTAGCAAACAAACCAAAAGCAAAAATCATGACTTTGAATATCTGTGTTTGCAAAATAAACCCGCAAGCGCTCAGGATATCCAAGCCCTTCTTCCGCAGATTTTGAACACCAAATCACTCAATGAAACTTCTTTTACTTTTTCAGATGAAATAACTTTGGCTATCAAAAAAAAGATTGAACGTATTGGCACACCTCTGAAAGAATGGGATATTTCTATTAATTATGGAATAAAAACAGGCTATAATGATGCTTTTATTATCAATACAGCCAAAAGAGATGAGATCTTATCCAAATGCGACAATACCCCAAATTCAAACCTACCCTTCAAACACATCAATGGACACTATATCCCTGCCACACAAGATCAAGCACAAAAAGATAAGGATATTGTTTATCTCAATGAAAAAGAGCGCACTGACCAAATTATTCGACCTATTTTAAGAGGACGTGATATTAAGCGTTATCATTATGAATGGGCAGGATTATGGGTGATTGCTACATTCCCATCTCTAAAATTAGATATTAATGATTATTCAATTTTGAAAGATTATTTAGAGAGTTTCATGCCAAAAATTGCACAAAGTGGAGAAAAAGGGTGTAGAAAAAAAACCTCTAATCAATGGTTTGAAACGCAAGATAATATAGCATATTCGAGCGAATTTTCTAGGCAGAAAATTGTATATCCAAATATGGCAAAAGAATTTATTGCTTTTTTAGACAAAGAAAATTTTATGACCAATCAAAAATGCTTTATCATCACAGAAAAATCTGATCAAAAAGACAGACTCCTTTATCTAAGTGCTATCCTTAATTCTAAAACGAATTTTTGGTATTTTAAACAAATAGGAGCTACATTAGGAGCTAGTGGTTATGAAATGAGTAAAATCTTTGTAGAACGCTTACCGATCCCGGAATATTCAAATCATAAGATTTTAAAAAATATAGAATCTCTAGCAAAACAAATATTAGAAATAAAATTGAAAAATCCAAAAGAAGATACTCAACCCCAAGAATCCAAAATGGATATTTTAATCTATGATCTTTATGGACTTTCTGAGAGTGAAATTAGCTTTATAGAATCTGGAATTAGCTCGCAAGAGAAAGAGAGAGAGAGAGAGAGAGAGAGAGCAGGAATAATTAATAAGTTTTATCAATTATTTTTAAAAGAGAAAAATTTTGATTCTAAATATATTGGTAAAATTATATACCCTGAAACTTCTCAAGGAGTTTATTTTTCATATGATGATAAAGGCTATTTTTTAGATAAAACAGCCTTTATGATTGTAAGTGAAAGTATTGATTTAAAACTTTTAAATGGATTTTTATCTTCTTCACTAATTACATTTTATTTTAAATCTTTTTGTGGTGGGTGTATTCTAGGCAAAAGTGCCTACCAATACAATAAGCATGCATTAGAGAAAATCCCTATTCCAAAAATCTCTGAACAAAATCAAACAATCATTAACAAAATCATTGATTTGGTTAATATAATTCTAGATCATAGATCAAAAAATATCCATACAAATGCTCAAGAAAAAGAAATTAATTTCCTAGTTTATGATCTCTATGGTTTGAGCGATGAAGAAATTTCTTTGGTAGAATCTTTGATAAAATAA
- the murI gene encoding glutamate racemase: MKAGVFDSGVGGLTVLKSILDANMFDEIIYYGDTARVPYGVKDEQTIIRFSLEALDFFATHQVDILIIACNTVSAYAIDVMKKHTSIPIVGVIEPGVQALKNKISNKDDPILVIATKATIASKQYQNKLQLNGYTSIQSLATGLFVPIVEEGIEDENILKASMQYYFSSIKQTPQAIILGCTHFPLIAPSIEKFFAHKSILIHSGEAIIDYLWKNYQIAPNTTSKQAKLDLYASSDVLALQKTAHKWLGINF; the protein is encoded by the coding sequence TTGAAAGCAGGCGTATTTGACAGCGGTGTAGGAGGATTAACCGTTCTCAAAAGCATTCTGGATGCAAATATGTTTGATGAAATTATCTATTATGGAGACACTGCGAGAGTCCCTTATGGCGTAAAAGATGAACAAACAATTATCCGTTTTTCTCTAGAAGCGCTAGATTTTTTTGCTACTCATCAAGTTGATATTCTTATTATTGCTTGCAATACTGTGAGTGCTTATGCTATTGATGTTATGAAAAAGCACACTTCTATCCCTATTGTTGGAGTCATAGAACCCGGAGTCCAAGCATTGAAAAACAAAATATCCAATAAAGACGATCCTATTTTAGTCATCGCTACTAAAGCCACTATTGCCTCCAAACAATATCAAAATAAACTCCAACTCAATGGTTACACTTCTATACAAAGCTTAGCAACAGGACTCTTTGTCCCTATTGTCGAAGAAGGTATTGAAGATGAGAATATCTTAAAAGCCTCCATGCAATATTATTTTTCTTCTATCAAACAAACTCCCCAAGCTATCATTTTAGGATGCACTCATTTCCCTTTGATTGCCCCATCAATTGAGAAGTTCTTTGCGCACAAAAGCATATTGATTCATTCTGGGGAGGCTATTATAGATTATCTTTGGAAAAACTATCAAATCGCCCCAAACACAACTTCAAAACAAGCAAAATTAGATCTTTATGCTTCAAGCGATGTTCTTGCTTTGCAAAAAACAGCCCATAAATGGCTTGGCATTAATTTTTAA
- the rho gene encoding transcription termination factor Rho, producing the protein MTTEQNTNVSKNRTHTPVDGYRIEELRTKPMENLIEIANKLEIENPQEYKRQDLMFEILKTQVSQGGYILFTGILETTNEGYGFLRGIDENFTDSPNDTYVSQSQIRRFALRNGDIVTGQVRSPKDQERYYALLKIEAINYLSLEEIKNRPLFDNLTPLFPTEQIKLEYEPSKVTGRMLDLFSPIGKGQRALIVAPPRTGKTELMKELAHGITYNHPEIELIVLLVDERPEEVTDMQRSVKGQVFSSTFDLPSTNHIRVAELVLERAKRRIEMGKDVVILLDSITRLARAYNAVTPSSGKVLSGGVDANALHKPKRFFGAARNIEQGGSLTIIATALIETGSRMDEVIFEEFKGTGNSEIVLARNIADRRIYPAFDILKSGTRKDELLLGKDKLTKVWMLRNVMQQMDDIEALTFIYSKMQRTKNNDEFLNMMNEKE; encoded by the coding sequence ATGACTACAGAACAAAATACTAATGTTTCAAAAAATCGCACTCATACTCCTGTAGATGGCTATAGAATCGAAGAACTTCGCACAAAACCTATGGAAAATCTTATTGAAATAGCCAATAAATTGGAGATAGAAAATCCTCAAGAATATAAACGTCAAGATTTAATGTTTGAGATTCTTAAAACTCAAGTAAGTCAAGGGGGTTATATATTATTTACCGGGATTTTAGAAACTACCAATGAAGGTTATGGTTTCTTAAGAGGGATTGATGAAAATTTTACTGATAGCCCTAATGACACTTATGTAAGCCAATCTCAAATCAGACGTTTTGCCCTTAGAAATGGTGATATTGTTACAGGACAAGTTCGATCCCCAAAAGATCAAGAAAGATATTATGCTCTCCTTAAAATTGAAGCTATCAATTATCTCTCTTTAGAAGAAATAAAAAATCGTCCCCTTTTTGATAACCTTACTCCTCTTTTCCCCACAGAACAAATTAAGCTTGAATATGAACCCTCAAAAGTAACCGGCAGAATGCTCGATCTCTTTAGTCCCATCGGCAAGGGACAACGTGCCCTTATTGTCGCACCCCCAAGGACAGGAAAAACTGAGCTAATGAAAGAATTAGCCCATGGAATCACCTACAACCACCCTGAAATTGAATTGATTGTTTTGCTTGTGGATGAACGTCCTGAGGAAGTTACAGACATGCAGAGAAGTGTCAAAGGGCAAGTTTTTAGCTCCACTTTTGATCTCCCCTCTACAAACCACATTCGAGTGGCTGAACTTGTCTTAGAAAGAGCCAAACGCCGTATCGAAATGGGAAAAGACGTGGTTATTCTTCTTGATTCTATTACGCGCTTAGCTCGAGCCTATAACGCTGTTACTCCTTCTAGCGGGAAGGTTTTGAGTGGGGGTGTGGATGCCAACGCACTCCATAAACCCAAGAGATTTTTTGGGGCTGCTAGAAATATCGAACAAGGCGGCAGTCTCACAATCATTGCAACAGCCCTTATTGAAACAGGATCAAGAATGGATGAAGTTATTTTTGAAGAATTTAAGGGCACAGGGAATAGTGAAATTGTTTTGGCTAGAAATATCGCAGATAGAAGAATCTACCCCGCATTTGATATCCTCAAATCCGGTACACGTAAAGATGAGCTTTTATTAGGCAAAGACAAACTTACCAAAGTATGGATGTTACGAAATGTTATGCAACAAATGGATGACATTGAAGCCCTTACTTTTATCTACTCAAAAATGCAAAGAACTAAAAACAATGATGAATTTCTTAACATGATGAATGAAAAGGAATAA